A DNA window from Vicia villosa cultivar HV-30 ecotype Madison, WI unplaced genomic scaffold, Vvil1.0 ctg.001890F_1_1, whole genome shotgun sequence contains the following coding sequences:
- the LOC131637018 gene encoding inactive poly [ADP-ribose] polymerase RCD1-like, translating into MADKSPKVLDGATLNGKRKRYIRRVAHLTEVLEPTNLTVKQMRLVGDERQPTNSSPAISKYLVKYFLNYKKSGLPKRLMFFNNGDWSDYPEDFVDLIKKDFEIKKAFVEVEVDGKKVVLDFLHMCNVNLQTGLQQPIAWIDEAGNCFFPELFVGSDEESNILGEKEGRESHGGKEKQELKYNLSNELNGADESKLVKYSGDSNALVKDIKINGQHTTNKMRNVNVEATSNQYREIDIDAYTEPIYGRLDVDSVQHLFLTRMATFGISEGDIVDVYRNLGSLMQARLELFQKQADITKLLHSDANVRYGWLACSKNELSTMMEYGLGHNALLSSKFIYGLGIHLAAVIHPYACALYCDVDENGVRHLLLCRVIMGNMEPLCRGTKQIRPSGCEYDNGVDDIQQPNYYVVWNMNMKTHIFPEYVVSFKAPWKAAGNTCLNEKEKKIPGNNYSTLDTVNAASVPNTSKALRLPWIPFPMLFTAIRPKVPSKHMLLIKAHYTELVAKEISYDEFVKKLRSIVGDNILRSVVINLQNKGPSNNDPGRHN; encoded by the exons ATGGCAGACAAATCTCCAAAGGTATTGGATGGAGCTACACTCAATGGGAAAAGAAAGCGGTATATCCGACGTGTTGCACATTTGACTGAAGTTTTGGAACCAACAAACTTAACCGTCAAACAAATGAGATTGGTTGGAGATGAGAGACAACCAACTAACTCTAGTCCTGCTATTTCAAAGTATTTGGTTAAGTATTTTTTGAACTATAAGAAAAGTGGGCTGCCCAAACGTTTGATGTTCTTTAATAATGGTGACTGGTCAGACTATCCAGAGGATTTTGTTGACTTGATTAAGAAAGATTTCGAAATCAAGAAGGCATTTGTGGAGGTAGAGGTAGATGGCAAGAAAGTTGTGCTAGATTTTTTGCATATGTGTAATGTAAATTTACAAACGGGTTTGCAACAGCCTATTGCTTGGATTGATGAGGCCGGGAACTGCTTTTTCCCTGAACTTTTTGTTGGATCCGATGAAGAATCCAATATCCTGGGCGAGAAGGAGGGTAGGGAAAGTCATGGTGGGAAAGAGAAACAAGAGcttaaatataatttatcaaatGAACTTAATGGGGCTGATGAATCCAAATTGGTGAAGTATAGTGGGGACTCTAATGCTTTAGTTAAGGATATAAAAATTAATGGTCAACATACCACAAACAAAATGAGAAATGTAAATGTTGAGGCAACTTCTAACCAATATAGAGAAATAGATATAGATGCTTATACTGAACCTATATATGGAAGACTGGATGTAGATTCTGTACAACATTTGTTTCTCACAAGAATGGCTACTTTCGGCATTAGTGAGGGCGACATCGTTGATGTTTACCGCAACTTAGGAAGCTTAATGCAAGCGCGGCTGGAGTTATTCCAAAAGCAAGCTGATATCACGAAATTACTTCACAGTGATGCTAATGTTCGATATGGTTGGCTTGCATGTTCTAAAAATGAATTGTCTACAATGATGGAATACGGGCTTGGCCACAATGCACTTTTGTCATCCAAGTTCATATACGGCTTAGGTATTCATCTTGCTGCTGTAATCCACCCTTATGCCTG TGCCCTTTATTGTGATGTTGACGAAAATGGGGTTAGGCACTTGCTCCTTTGTCGCGTAATAATGGGGAACATGGAGCCTCTTTGTCGTGGCACTAAACAGATTCGTCCCAGTGGTTGCGAATATGATAACGGAGTTGATGACATTCAACAACCAAATTACTATGTAGTTTGGAATATGAATATGAAAACTCATATCTTTCCAGAATATGTTGTTAGCTTCAAGGCTCCTTGGAAAGCAGCAG GAAATACATGTTTAAATGAGAAGGAGAAAAAAATTCCTGGAAATAACTATTCTACGTTGGATACC GTAAATGCCGCTAGTGTGCCTAATACATCAAAAGCTCTAAGGTTGCCATGGATTCCCTTTCCGATGTTATTCACCGCTATTAGACCCAAGGTTCCTTCGAAACACATGCTTCTGATAAAAGCACACTATACAGAATTGGTG GCAAAGGAGATTTCCTACGATGAATTTGTGAAAAAGTTGCGTTCAATTGTTGGAGATAATATACTAAGATCTGTAGTAATTAATCTTCAAAACAAG GGACCATCAAACAATGATCCTGGACGGCATAACTAG